From a region of the Triticum aestivum cultivar Chinese Spring chromosome 7D, IWGSC CS RefSeq v2.1, whole genome shotgun sequence genome:
- the LOC123170019 gene encoding uncharacterized protein (The sequence of the model RefSeq protein was modified relative to this genomic sequence to represent the inferred CDS: added 143 bases not found in genome assembly), whose product MGLLMDAYRLQGDAPLVETRDHRVAATHGGPPRWERRDLIHAAERQPRHAAVAHAAYFRPDLEPSGENRLDGVGDGSGATRCARRATAAVLAAAHAAYSERLGGEQRAIAVSCSWAACKQRSARNRKRPRPIDANESAAAESHPSESENDGGSTRHISNTMSNFCDGKRKAVTEIGFGGVLHMPMNGNANLRHAVSLLSRVDLNSGTLPVGKDVRVQMSPEHIERLIGTPSRGRRVCGLDPDTPEERTDFVRLAMGSQRFYNDGLKAAELVVRREWDGSVTAERVEEFKVAFVVWIVGRFLAPSTKHDDHGCSDFWGSLYNANEIREYNWSAYFLAHIMGAAARVQSDIKNKRATTAMLISGCPLLLQLYDLYLRPLRKPQLVSPRVKDYDSETLVNKMISADTLPKISAQGEPSFGACGPRCREESCYMTMDPGQPSSSHVLRPGQGAPKPPHVQVTNQVPPILHPYNANDFCEFLKERYPDVIDSELVDHLKFHNA is encoded by the exons ATGGGGCTACTGATGGACGCCTACAGGCTACAAGGAGACGCACCACTGGTCGAGACTCGAGACCACCGCGTCGCTGCTACCCATGGAGGACCTCCTCGCTGGGAGCGGCGCGACCTGATACACGCGGCCGAGCGACAGCCGCGCCATGCTGCTGTCGCGCACGCGGCCTACTTCCGACCGGATCTCGAGCCCTCCGGTGAGAATAGACTTGACGGCGTCGGAGATGGAAGCGGCGCCACTCGATGCGCGCGGCGGGCGACCGCCGCCGTGCTTGCGGCCGCGCACGCAGCCTATTCCGAGCGGCTCGGCGGG GAACAGAGAGCAATAGCAGTGTCTTGTTCTTGGGCAGCCTGCAAGCAACGGAGTGCTCGGAACAGGAAACGTCCCCGACCCATCGATGCCAACGAATCAGCCGCGGCAGAATCACATCCGTCGGAATCCGAAAATGATGGCGGCTCTACGCGGCATATATCCAACACCATGTCCAACTTCTGCGATGGAAAGAGGAAGGCCGTCACCGAGATCGGATTCGGCGGAGTTCTACACATGCCGATGAATGGCAATGCCAACCTCAGGCACGCCGTGTCACTTCTCAGCAGAGTTGATCTGAATTCTGGAACCCTGCCCGTTGGGAAAGATGTCAGGGTCCAAATGAGCCCAGAGCACATAGAGAGGCTGATAGGCACGCCCTCGAGAGGACGAAGAGTCTGTGGACTGGACCCGGACACTCCGGAAGAGAGGACGGACTTCGTGAGGCTCGCCATGGGCTCACAACGGTTCTACAATGACGGGCTGAAGGCTGCCGAGCTTGTTGTCCGGCGGGAGTGGGACGGGTCGGTCACCGCCGAGAGGGTGGAGGAGTTCAAAGTAGCATTTGTCGTCTGGATCGTCGGGCGTTTTCTTGCTCCGTCCACGAAGCATGATGATCATGGCTGCTCGGATTTCTGGGGCTCGCTCTACAACGCGAATGAGATCAGAGAATACAACTGGAGCGCGTATTTCCTTGCACACATCATGGGTGCTGCAGCAAGGGTTCAGTCAGACATCAAGAACAAGAGGGCTACGACTGCAATGTTGATCAGTGGTTGCCCACTTCTCCTACAG TTGTACGACTTGTACCTTCGGCCCCTGAGAAAGCCACAATTAGTGTCCCCTCGTGTCAAGGACTACGACAGCGAGACACTCGTCAACAAGATGATCAGTGCCGACACGCTACCCAAGatttcggcacaaggggagccatcCTTCGGAGCATGTGGC CCCCGCTGCCGCGAAGAGTCATGCTACATGACCATGGATCCAGGACAACCAAGCTCATCCCATGTTTTGAGGCCAGGTCAGGGTGCACCC